Part of the Falco biarmicus isolate bFalBia1 chromosome 4, bFalBia1.pri, whole genome shotgun sequence genome, GTTGGGAAGGGTTGCGTTAAGCAGCATGGGCAAGTGGTTATTTTGTCCCAAAAGCCATTGTCTATGATGGTGTGGATACAGTTGGTGTTTACAAAGTGTAGCAAGCAGAGCACAGGTGTGAATCACATACTTACCATGCTCTGCAAGGAATTCCCAGCTTGGTTGTGCCATATTTAGACCAAGCACGGGGATACCCAAACCTGTATCTCCCGTTCCCATTGTCCCAAGTGTGTGCTGGTGTCTGTTGATGGAGCTGGCAGCCCCTCGCTCAGCAGTGCGCATGGGGATGTACTGCCTGAAGGGCTCCACCAAACTCGGGCCTTTAGCTCAGGCCACAGCCCGTGGAAATCAGGAGATACACCTACTGGCTTGGGTCAGCTCCAAGTCAGGTCCCAAATCTTTAAGGATGGTCCTTGCTCTGATTTTTGTATGCTGTAAACACTGAGTGCACTGTTGGCACTAAACacatattcagaaatatttttttaaatgacaatcTTTTTTATTAACAGTAGGATTTTATTAGGTTCGAAAGCACAAGTAAAACATTTGTTGCCATCAGTAACCCCCAAATCACTTCCATAGGGCTGATATATAGCATCAAAAATATACCCTTTTACTATCAAAAATATTGCCCTTTGCAAAGTCAGCTACCATTCGTTAGAGATCTCTCTTCCCTTAAAAAATGAGTTTATGTCTATGTACATTTGTACTACGTGTGCATacactgacacacacacaagtttCAATGATGAAACTTTAATGACTTCTCTGTCCTTGAATTCTTCTCCATCTCCTGTTCTAGGCACAGAGCACTGCTTTTGCTTCTactttccctcttcttccctcttgATTCAATTCTGCATCCAGACCTGACATACtgtactgcttttattttaaaaatctttaccATTTCAGAATACCTTATGCTTAACAAGAGGCATGTCAGTAACTCAGTGCAGCCGTTAAGTCTCTTCATGTGGGCAATGGCAATCTTGGTGGTGGCTAGCCTCACAGAAGTcatatttacatacatttctTCTTCACAGAGCCTTTTAGACGAAGACAGAGCCATCCTGGTCACTGGTGTTCAGGGTCATGTTGCTGTGCATGACGCTTTCTGTGTAGCTAGCTGAAGAGGTGACCTGGTAGTGACTGCAGGGaccacagaaacacaggaatgGACAATACTTTAAGCAGATATGGTGAAGGTATTTCCTGAATTTTTCCCCAGCAAAAGCGTAGATAAGAGGATTGAGACAACAGTGACTGAATGCAATGGTTTCGGTCAGATGCATTGCGTAGTCCAGTGATTTAATTTGATCACAACTTGTGAATAACTCATAGTGCTTTAAAGTCTCGAGAAAAATCAGTACATTGTAGGGggaccaaaacagaaaaaacacgACTACCACAGCCAAGACCAGTTTTATGGCTcgtgtttttttctgatttttgcagGACAGCAGGGTTTTGATGATCCCACAGTAGCAATAGCATATTATACAGACTGGGATGAAAAAGCCAATGGTGTTCAGCTCCACATTGCAGAACACCGGCCAGATGttctccagctcctgggggAAGACAGACATGCAGTCATTTTCTACCAGCTGGGAGAACACAAAATGCggcactgaaaataaaaccgCTATTGCCCATACTCCGCAGGTTATAAGAAAGCCGTGTTTCACTGTTCTGGATTTCAGAGAATATGTTGCCCGGACAATGGCCAAGTATCTGTCGATACTGATAACAGTGATAAAGAACATGCCCCCAAAGAAACCAATGTAATACAGCGAGGAAATAGCTGTGCATGAAATAGTCCCGAGGGTCCATCCACGCACTGTGTTGGAAGCCCAGAAGGGGAGGGAGACCACAAAGAGAAGGTCTGAGATAGCCAAGTTCAGGAGATACATGTCAGTGATGCtttttttactgccttttttcACAATGGCAAAAAGCACCATTAGATTGCCTGTGAGGCCAAGAGCAAACACTGCAATGTAAAATAttggcagaaatattttcccaaaTTCTTGGATGTCAGTCTTATTGCAGGAAAAAGCATGTTCGTCATAAGCATATTCAGCTGTCGTTTCTGTGAATGCTTCCGTCATGCTGAACTTCCTGGCTAAAGACAacatgaaaagggaaaagagaataaTGTTAGAGAGACATCCAGTATCTGCTATGGTCAAATACTGAGAGACCTCACTAACACACACTTTGGGGTTTTGTCGCTGTTTGGGTTAGTGAAAGCTGTATTACTGCAGCGGTGATGGCAGTTACTAACAAAAGCCCAGACTCTGCCGTTACATGTACATCACTGTATGTTAGCTCTTTAGGATAAGAacaaataaatgagaatttCAAGGGCAGTTGCATAAGCTTATCAGAGGGGCAGCAGAAGCGGCAGCAAGCCAACATTGCCTGAGCTCTGCAGGTGGTGCGTCGCAATGTGAGAAATGCAGGCGTTCCCCCAGtctgctgggcagtgctgggcaggaaACGATACCTCACGTGTCACTGCTGATCAGTGTGTGGTGCCTGTCAACACCACCAagagcccagcctggccccacaCCTTAACCCCAGGCTGGAAGTGTAGTAAGACGCCCAGTTTGACCAGGTCTGAGCTGATGCTTGCTGACATGGAAGGAGCAAAGTCTACAGTGGGACATCCTCTGGGAGCAAGCATATCTTTGATGAggtgttttgtggggtttttttaatcgCTAAGGTCAAAAGAAGAGGGAAACTATACTGACCCTTTTCCTCAAGCACCAAAGTGTCTCGTGACTGCTCCTGCCTTGGCTGTGAGGCAGTCAGGTTGGAGCCTGGGCTTGCTAGCTTGGAGGCTGCATCCAAAGAGAGTGTGGGGTGCAGGTGTGTGACCTCTGGGCTCACTGGTCTGCACATCGAATAACTCGGGGTACCCATCAGTTCATCCACACTTCCTTAGGATGTGGCATTCAAGTCTCCACAAAGATTTCCATTTGCAGGGAACTAAAAATCCTAGAGGGGTTGCAGGTGTTACTGCATTCAGTCTGCTCCCTGGTTGGGGTAAAGAGCTTGTAAGTATCTGTTACTTGCTCTCACTGTAGGAAATGAAGGAAATTGAGTGTGACAGGCTGTGCGGAAGCCCAGGGAGATGACATGTCCAAACTAACCTGTTAAAGCTGAGACTGAAAGGAAAGGTCAGTGAtaataaaactgcaaataatCACTACCCCTTGGTCACAGTGTCACAATCTTCATACAGGAGCCCCCGCTGACTCTAAAGAAGGGTCTTGGCTGTCTCTAACACAGATGTTTGCATCTCGTGTTAGTGGGACATGTAGTCAATAAAGCCAATGAAGAGCAATGCAACTGAGCTGGCGCAGGGCAGGCCAAATCTGCTTTAAGACAAGACAGACTGCTTTCTAGACTCTGCTGACCACGTTGATGAAACTCCTTTTGACTAGAAGGAGAGCATGGGCACACTACTCAGTGGTAGATGCCAGTGATATATAGCTATTCCCACTCCTGACTCTCAGAGTGGAGTGGTTGGAATCCCAGCCTACATGTCAGCGTTTCACTGATGGCAATAGTTTGTATAGACTCTGTTTAAAATAAGCCTTGCAAGAGTAAGCATGAAATAAAGATGTCCTGAGGTGTGAGTCAGTCCTTACCCAAGAAGTTTCATATGACGTAGTGGTAACTACAATAAACTCCTCCATAGGTGGCTACCGTGATCATATTGACATTTTCTCCTAATGCCTTATTGCTTCAGTGCTGTTTGTGGTGTGGGCCATGAAGTTCTGCCCTCTTATTTTGTAGTCATTTCTCAAAGAGTTGGGTTTTTGTGTGCTAGTTGGAAATGCAGgctctctgttttaaaataccttcttgTTCTGAACGTTCAAAGCCTAGT contains:
- the CX3CR1 gene encoding CX3C chemokine receptor 1, which encodes MTEAFTETTAEYAYDEHAFSCNKTDIQEFGKIFLPIFYIAVFALGLTGNLMVLFAIVKKGSKKSITDMYLLNLAISDLLFVVSLPFWASNTVRGWTLGTISCTAISSLYYIGFFGGMFFITVISIDRYLAIVRATYSLKSRTVKHGFLITCGVWAIAVLFSVPHFVFSQLVENDCMSVFPQELENIWPVFCNVELNTIGFFIPVCIICYCYCGIIKTLLSCKNQKKTRAIKLVLAVVVVFFLFWSPYNVLIFLETLKHYELFTSCDQIKSLDYAMHLTETIAFSHCCLNPLIYAFAGEKFRKYLHHICLKYCPFLCFCGPCSHYQVTSSASYTESVMHSNMTLNTSDQDGSVFV